Below is a genomic region from Hevea brasiliensis isolate MT/VB/25A 57/8 chromosome 3, ASM3005281v1, whole genome shotgun sequence.
CTTGAAAATATTTTCTGTTGAACAATTGCCAAACTTTCTGGTTGCATCCCCAATACTGTCTTTGGCGATTTTTCTTCATTCTGCACTATGTGAGGTCGCAACCTGAGATTTTTTTCCTCTTTGGGTTTTCAATCTTCCAATGGCCAAAAGGGGTCTGTAGATTCATTTTCTTCTCTAGATACAGTTCCAAGACAAAACATTACTCCCTCAAAGGAGAAATTATCTACTAAAGTGCAAGCAAATCATAATCTTAGGTAAAAGGAAACGAATGATTAAAGGGGATGATCATTATCCTGTGCTCTGAAAAGAACATGATTTATTCCAAAAACTAGAATGCTTTCATGACTTTATCATTCCATGCCCTTTGCACTTGGGATTCATGACAACCACTGCGTTTCTCGTCATGCATGTGCAGGTTGCCACACGTTTCTTGTCTACTAGTCCTCCCCTGTATTGGTTTGCATCATATATAGCCATGTCTCATGGTACATTATTTGTGCATATTCCACAACTTACATCCTTTTAGGCAATTTACTGCTATTTTCAAATTTCTATCATTTCACTTGAAAAGCTTCAATGCCTTTTGAGCAAGATTAGAGTTTCTCTTACTGATAAGAATTTTGCCATGTTCCAGAGCTCATCAACCATTTTTCCCCTAAAACACTCTctaattaagcttagaaatggagtTTATAAAAGGAGATAATGAATCCTAATGGCTCTGTACGTAAGCCCTTTTCATTTGAAGAGATGACAGTAGATAGTTGGAGTTAAACATCGTTGGTCTTCTAGTTCACATTGAGCTGATATATGTTCATTTTGGTTTCATGCGACTATTTTAAATAGTTGAGGGACCTTTatagatagaaaaaaaaaaaaaaagtttaggggcttttttaaatttttactaatatttggAGAGGTAAAATGGACCTTTTGCCTATTAATGATATTCATTTGTTGTCATCTTCTTTTATTTTTGTCAGATTTTCTTATGTGAAAAGGAATTGTAAAAAGACTGCTCAGGGGATTGCCTCTAACATGTTGCATAATTTCTCCTTTAGATGCAACCCATGTCTCAactcacaatatatatatatatatatatatatatatatagactaattaaaaaaaaaaaaaagtagtcaATTGACCCTCTTGTACCATAGTAAATCTGCCTCTTCCCAAAACCATTCCACTTGCTAGCattcaaaatattattaaaatcttCTCTCAGGGAAGCGATTTCAATGCTTAATAACTTTTCTTTCGTTCACCTTTGAGTCACATTATTTAGGGAAAAGTTtctatttcacattattattgaagtttacttttgattcCACATCATTCTAAAATTCAGTCCTATATTTATGATTAGGCTATTCtaagttttttttaataaacttcTGTTAGTAttagatttttattataaataaaaattaaagacctATATTATAATGTTATTTatgtgaaaatttaatttttatatgatgAAAGATACTGATTAACTAAAATGCCATTtgttatttagaaaaaaaaaaaaaaaacgaaaccACTTATTAAAAAGAGACATGACACATGAAAAAACCGTGTTAAGCTCAACTTTATTCACGCGTTATACAAATTATttgctttttttttcattttaaaagtataattttatattttttttttacattttatattttcttaattattttaaaaatttattgttttttatattactttaattttatgataaaattcattatgataaaattcattttatttacaaataattttttttacatattttatattaaatgtagaattcattttaaattaaataaaatttgtatttggaataaataaaataatatataataaagattttatttgatttaattttatggtaaaattcatttcatttgtaaATGTATTCCAtgataaaattcatttataaatgaatttcttTAGTtggtatatttttttattaaatatgaaatttatttcaaatgaaataaattttatatttggaataaataaaataaaataaaatgatatataataagaggataattttatcacttgaaatatatataattttaaacttgaaattcatttataatttctattaattttgatgttatttaatttaattataataaattttatagaattgattattaagaatttcaaatgaattttcatttaaactaaataataaaattttatatttattaataaattttataaaattttatgaaattcattaatgccaaatattaacttaattaaatGGAACAAACAAAAATGAACAACCAGACCAAAGCAAGAGTAGATGAGAAATAAGATGGGCTTAGTTGAACTTAACCAACTACCATCCAAATATTACAGCTAACCAATTAGTTAGCTGACTTTCCATCGtttgaattatttattatttttcaatgTGAGATTATTGACACTTCTCCTCCCTCAAGTGTTAACCattttaaaactttgaaatcCTCACTTTAAAACATTAAACTTTGCCAAGAACATTAGGAATATAGATACTTAAATTGAATCGGATCAGATTTACTTTGATGCTACATCACTTAATTGAGTTGAATGACAACGTCGAGACATAAGTTCGTGAAAAATGAAATAAACTTACTTGGCTTAAATAAACCATTACTAAAATATTAGAACTAACCAATTAGTTAACGGGCTCTCATCTTTATAAgcacttaaattttttttttttatatgggatTGTTGAcgaatgataaaattttaattaattatattaaatataatttaaatttatattaaaatattaaataattatatgagtcaaaattaaattaaattttcatttcttaaaaaattattaattattttttaaaaaatatttctttGTAAAAATGTATTAATATAAtaacttatatttttaataacaacttattttatattttataacgaATGTAAGATATgcacaatttaattttaaaatttaaaattaattaattaatatgttattttaattatttttatattatattagttttagccatatatatatataatgagaaATTTCATTCAAAAAGTTTGAATGACcctattcaattaaaaaaaaaataataataacaatgattcattcattttttttaaataattatataaaaattaaagtatcactaaataaaataaagacattaaaatattttctctatatatttatgagaaattttaaattaataaaattaaaaaaaattaaaaaacaataaaaaaaatcttcagtgtttgttcaaaagttaattcaaaagaatatattcattaatttatttacttaggaAATTGACATTGATATATTGCTTATTGTAATTGAGTGTTGAAAAAACATTTTGTGAAAATTTGATTACTAAATTGATtggataaattatttaataatttttttattgcatATGTGGATAAAGATATCTAGTATTAATGatgaaataatcatataatattttaaaacaataaaaaaatgtcaaaaataatagtaaatttatatatatatatatatatatatattagttttataataatataaatatttttatatcaattcataaatttttcattatcgatctgtgtatatatggtaaaaaaaaaaaaaacaaaagtaaaaatagaaaataagAATTTAATCTCTATCTATTTATGCTTCATTATAATGCATGGGTAATCGAAAGCTTTGCTtggaaaaagaaaatagagaggATTGAAAAATAAagatagataaaagaaaaaaaatatggaTTCTCATCTTCTTTTCCAAGTTTGAATAGCGTGAAAATGGGGGAAATTTTGATTTCTATTACTTTCGAAAAGGAAGGAAaacaaatgttaaaaaaaaaaaaagaagaaagggatGGAAATTAAAGCTGGGTAATAAAAGTGACATCCCTTATGTTAAGAGGGATGGATCTAAGCATCCAGCATCTGGCATGGGGGCAACCGCCCCACCAACTTTTAAAAGTATATGTATTCTATTCAATTATACCGGCCCACCAACTTTTAAAAATATATGTATTCTATacaattatttttctttgttcAGACTCAAATATAGTCTTTATTCCATTTAAATGcttaaattttatttatcatatgaaatttataaatttatttcacttaattattttacatatttttcattttctcaTTCAATTGTTAAAATTATTTCACTAtgtgaaattaataatttattctaaatTTTTCCAATgagcttttaattatttttagttaTGAAATATTGAATTTGAAGtctatttgaaattaaatatattaaaaatataatttattttaaattttaatataaattacttTATCATCCATTATATCAAATCCTTATATTTTGCAAAATAGATAAAacattcttaatttttaattttattatacatTTTTATCATTCTATCTATTTTTCTCAAACTTTAACCGTGAGTGAAAATTTTCATCCCGTGTTAACTTTTTTATCCCTAAGCACCTTTTAATCCCTTAAAGATATTTTCTATCTATTTTCTAAAATATAAGaattcaaatattaattatattataatatgaatagtaaaaatGAATTTATCTTATACATCAACCCACGGAATTTTTTGAATCTACTGCTGCTCAAGTGTCCAGTGTTGCACATTGAAATccacttcttctttctttttttatttttttttatttttttcctctttatttttaatgtagATTTTACCCATATTAATGAGAGATTTACGTCCTCTTTTATTAGTCCACCTTTAATCTTcttataggttttttttttttttttttttttttttgcttagaaGAGAAGTAAAATTAGATCGGGTAATATTTTAGACTGATTTACTCAACATTCAATCTACCTCCATAGTGATCAATATTTTTTTGATATCAAAGTAGTTTAGACAACTAATTTTCTAAACTACTTTACAAATAGTCTTAGAAAGTTGATCGAGTCTACTCAGAGATTAACAAAATTTCTATGTATCACCCCTCTTTTGGAAGCTAATTGATGATTTTCAATCTGCGTTGTCATCTAATTTTAAGTAGATGCTTGTCAATaatatgatttctttttatttttcaattttatttttcaagatTGACTATATTAAAAACATTAAGGATATAAAGAGTGCTAAACTTAAAATCTATTTGAGTTAGAATTGTAGTATTGTATTCTCTTTGTTTTGTTTTATTTAGAAAAATGGAtattctgataaaaaaaaaaaagagagattcTATGAAGTTGGAAGTAACGAGGAAGTAACTACAATTTTCTCAAGTAATATTCTCCACCATCATTTTTCTCCCACCTCCCAATCAGGGAAAACGCCGAATCTGTTCTCCCTTTGGCTTCAGGCGAAAGGCTAAAGCTCAAGGCAGTGGccaatttacaaatttatttcttcaagctttcatTTATTTCTAGTGGAAAAATATAGTTTATAATAAATCATATAAAATTGTATTTCATGGTtgtcattatattataaattttacaaTTAATTATATACAAAGTGTTAGTGGGTTATCTATTTCTTACACATTTATGTAatagtaaattataaattatattaccCTAAATTTAACGAAAATATTCGTTTTTCAAGATTCCGTTGATTAAAAAATAACATACTTTATTATCAGAAGGAAATTAGTACAAAAATTTGAGATAAATTTCCTTAAAATTCACGTTGAAGTTCTTAATTATtcataatcaattatatttaAACACCAAGACTAGACTTTAACAGTAACACCTTAATATCATAGAAGACTTCTTTTCCTTTAGCTATCCCTTAAGTATAATAACAAGAGTTCAAACTGCTCCAGATTTTAATTGAAGCACAAATGTCTAAAACTATTCAAGTTGATACTCAACTTGGATTACCTTCACCCTCTTCAACATGCGTGTGTAATACTAGATTTAAATCAGAAAATTGTTGGGAGTAGTTTGTGTGAATCGTACCATGGACTTTGGGGATGGGGTGCACTTCGGTTGCTGGAGTTGGTCATGATGTACTGTTTAACACAATAGAAGTCTCATGATTCAATTAATGGAACAAATGGAACTTCATTAATATCTGGAGCAAAACCACCCCTAGATTTCAATGACTACTGTTACACTTCAGTCTTATTTGAATTTCCATGGTGAATAAACATAGATTTCAACATTGTCAAGGACTGACTTTATTTATTGATCAGGAAAAAGAACATTGTTACATCAATTCTGAGAATTTCATTCAGTATTCATGCTTTATATGGAAAGAtggacagaaatatgtccctgataaaACCATATCTAACCTGGCAAAATTCTTCAAACAGAAGATTGATAGACATGACATTATAAACAGTATTCTTCGGTCATTTTTATCGACTTCATATTATCATGTCCCATCTCCAGTATAAACCTGAGGGAAAAGAAAGGTGCACATTGAGCAGAGATAATCTGTTGAATGACATGTCGAGAAAAAAGAATAGCTAAGTTGGTtgtgtgtgtgtatgtatatATCATAGACCAAATAGAATAACAGCTTTAATTCAAGTGTTATGGTACTTACCAGTATACCTCATTCCACTTGGTTTTTATCCTGTGTTGAACCTTGCTAAATTGATTATAACTTCAGTTTGAACCCCACTGATAAGAAATCATCCCTGAGAACAAtaacaaatatttttattaaataaaaatgaatagTATAGATGAAATGGTATATATATCATCATCAACATTCTCCATTATTAATAGATAACCGAAAATTGCAGAATGACCTTATCAATTGACTTATCACCCAATTAAAAGTTAAAGATGCAATGGAAAGCAAACACAGAGTTAGTAGAAATCACTAAAAGAGAGAGCAAAAATTAAGAATATGTTGATGCTATATTACATTTTCTTGGTATTTGTCTTCCTCTTCTCCATCTCCAGTGCTTGCTTCTTCTCCACCTCCTCAGTACCATCATCGAGTGGAACAAGGCTTCCCACGTACATTTCTGCACCAAAAGACTTCGGACCGCCCCTAATCTTCAAAGTCCTAACAGTTCTCCTATTCCAATCATACCATACAAGCTTTTGATCATTCACTTCTAATAGCATCTTATCCCCATCTTTTGAATAAGCCAAAGGCCTCAAAAACATAAAAGCACTAATGGATTTAGTTGTTCGAAATGAAAACAGCTTAATCCAGGATTCCTTAATTCCATACTCCCGCATAACCCACAAATCAACACAAATATGTTCATAATTACACATCACACACAACCTCCCCTCCAAGACCCCAACATCAACCTGAAAGTTTAACCTGTTATTGGCATATTCAGGCTGGGACACTTCACGGAACATCTCAGACACAATATCAAAAGCAATAATAGAACTTTTCACACCCAATTCCGGCCAGTGAGGCAAAATCCAATGCAAAGCATTAGAAGCAAAAACTCCATATCCTCTCCTATGCAAAACCTGGAAAAATGGTTTATGCAAGAACCTAAGATATTTAGGCAAGCCCTTTATTCTCTTCCACGACTCACTTTTCAGACTATAAATCTTCACCTCATAATCGTAATCGAAAGACTCACACCTATCATCATCCCCAACAAAAGTAACCATTCTAACTAGTTTATAGTCTTCAT
It encodes:
- the LOC110636586 gene encoding F-box protein CPR1, whose product is MSKVPQDIINDILLQLPIKALLRFRCLSKPLCSLINGPNFIQLHLSHSLHTRSNLSLILRDWNLYTVDFDSLDAAASAIGSAESLEHPLHVGGGTEAIGSCNGLVALRNSERDLALYNIATRKLKRVPASEIEPPDRYLKTGYVFYGFGYDSINEDYKLVRMVTFVGDDDRCESFDYDYEVKIYSLKSESWKRIKGLPKYLRFLHKPFFQVLHRRGYGVFASNALHWILPHWPELGVKSSIIAFDIVSEMFREVSQPEYANNRLNFQVDVGVLEGRLCVMCNYEHICVDLWVMREYGIKESWIKLFSFRTTKSISAFMFLRPLAYSKDGDKMLLEVNDQKLVWYDWNRRTVRTLKIRGGPKSFGAEMYVGSLVPLDDGTEEVEKKQALEMEKRKTNTKKMDDFLSVGFKLKL